The following is a genomic window from Geminicoccus roseus DSM 18922.
GAGGCGCTGAGCGTCAGTGGCTGCCCGTCGGCGCTGGCCGCCACCTCCACCCGGGTCTCGCCGGCCTCGTCCTGGCTGCGCTCCAGGCTCATCCCGGACAGGGTCAGCGCAGGCGCGCCCGGGACCACCTGCAGGTCCAGCGTCGCGTCGACGATGTCGATCGAGCCGACCCCGCCGCCTTGCGCCAGCAGGAACAGATCGTGCGGGCGCAGAGGCGCTGCCAGCTGCGGGCGCACCATGGTGAGCGAGGTCACCGGCTCCTGGCCGGTCAGCAGGTCGAGCGGGGAGAGCGCCAGCTCGATCCGGTCGGCGCCGGCCAGCAGCCGTCCGTCGCCGGCGGCCTCGACCCTGGGCGTCATGATCACCGCCTCGGGCCTCGGCACGAAGCGCAGCCCGATCGGCCCGCTCAGCCGGATCGGGACGCCCAGCGCCTTGCCCAGCGATTCTTCGGCGGTCCGGCGGACGCGTTCCGGATCGGAGAGCAGGTAGAAGCCACCCGCCGCTCCAACAAAGATTGCCGCCGCCGCGACCAGGATCAGGAGGACGGCACGCAGGGGCATCGTATCGTTCAGGCTCGACCAGACAAAGAACGTGGCGACCCTAGGAAAACAGATCGCACAACGCAAACAGGACTGTCACATCCAGCGCGGATCACGCCCGAGGATGGGTGGCACCATAGAGCTGGTATAATTTTTCCTGATCCACGCGGGTGTATTTCTGCGTGGTCGACAGGCTGGCATGGCCCAGCAGTTCCTGGATCGAGCGCAGGTCGGCGCCGCTCTCCAGCAGGTGGGTGGCGAAGCTGTGGCGCAGGGCGTGCGGGGTGGCGCTCTCGGGCAGGTTGAGCACACCGCGGATCTGGCGGATCCGCCGGCGCACCGCGTCCGGGTCCAGGCGCTTGCCGCGGATCCCCAGGAACAAGGGCGTGTCCGGGCCGTGCGCGTGCGGGCAGGCCAGGAGATACGCCGCCAGCGCCTCGGCCACCGCCGGCAGCACCGGCACGTCCCGGACCTTGTCGCCCTTGCCGCGCACCCGCAGCGTGCGCAGCGTGGCCGGGTCCGCCGGCAGGGCGCTGCGGGCAAGGCCCAGGGCCTCGCCGATCCGCAGCCCGCAGCCCCACAGCAGCAGGAGCAGGGCCACGTCGCGCTTGATCACGAAGGGCGGCGCCCCCTCGCCCAGGAGGCCGGCCACGTCGTGGGCCTGCTCGATGGTGAGCGGCCGGGGCAGGCGGCGCGGCACCGGCGGGGTGCGCAGGGCGAACAGAGCCGGGTTGTGCATGCCCCGGCGCTTGTCCAGCCAGCGGAAGAACGAGCGCACCGCCGCCACCCCGCGCATCACGTAGCCGCGCGACAGGCCCTGGGCCTGGCGGTCGGCCAGCCAGGAGCGAAAATCGGCCGGGGTCAGCTCCATCAGCGCCTTGAGCGACGGCGGCCCGCCCAGGTGCCGGGACAGGAACAGGGCGAAGCGCCGGACCTCGTCGCCATAGTAGCCGACCGTCTCGGCGGAAAAGCGCCGTTCCTTGGCCAGCTCGCGCAGCCAGGCCAAAAGGGCGTCGTCCAGGTCGTCGGTACCGTGCAGCATGGCGTGATGCGGTAGCACAACGCCGCTTCCGTACCTATGTTCGCCGAGCGCATGACCCCCGATCTGTTCCCCGATTCGCTCAAGACCGTGCCCGTCGTGGTGACCGCGCCACTGGACGGCCCGTTCGACTACCTCCTGCCCGAGGGCCGGGCCATGCCGGTGCCGGGCGAGGTGGTGGCGGTGCCGTTCGGCCGCCAGGTCCTGCCGGGCGTGGTCTGGGACCATCCGCCGGCCCGCGCGGTCGATCCCGGCCGGCTGCGGCCGCTGGGACCCTCCCTGCCGATCCCGCC
Proteins encoded in this region:
- a CDS encoding tyrosine-type recombinase/integrase, translated to MLHGTDDLDDALLAWLRELAKERRFSAETVGYYGDEVRRFALFLSRHLGGPPSLKALMELTPADFRSWLADRQAQGLSRGYVMRGVAAVRSFFRWLDKRRGMHNPALFALRTPPVPRRLPRPLTIEQAHDVAGLLGEGAPPFVIKRDVALLLLLWGCGLRIGEALGLARSALPADPATLRTLRVRGKGDKVRDVPVLPAVAEALAAYLLACPHAHGPDTPLFLGIRGKRLDPDAVRRRIRQIRGVLNLPESATPHALRHSFATHLLESGADLRSIQELLGHASLSTTQKYTRVDQEKLYQLYGATHPRA